A region from the Desulfovibrio sp. ZJ209 genome encodes:
- a CDS encoding flavodoxin, which produces MAATFRPSRRFFLKQATAGALTLGLLPLVGCAAPAWGAEAQAPAAGAAAAAKPKKPLVVYFSHSGNTRKLAEIIHKKVGGDILEIEPATPYPSDYQATVDLAKKEQQENARPAVKTKIANPDEYGVIFLGYPNWWSSMPMPVWTFVEQNKLDGHTIAPFDTHGGGGLGHSVDDLKKLVPHSKVLKGLAVRGTAAGGAEKDVEKWLEGLGNALIMTTIGNPAIYPDGAY; this is translated from the coding sequence ATGGCTGCCACTTTTCGCCCCTCCCGGCGCTTCTTCCTGAAACAGGCCACGGCCGGCGCCCTGACGCTGGGCCTGCTGCCCCTCGTGGGCTGTGCCGCCCCGGCCTGGGGCGCGGAGGCCCAGGCTCCGGCCGCTGGCGCCGCTGCCGCGGCCAAACCCAAGAAGCCGCTGGTGGTCTATTTTTCCCACAGCGGCAACACGCGCAAGCTCGCCGAGATCATCCACAAGAAGGTGGGCGGCGACATTCTCGAAATCGAGCCCGCCACGCCCTACCCCTCCGACTACCAGGCCACGGTGGACCTCGCCAAGAAGGAGCAGCAGGAGAACGCCCGCCCGGCCGTGAAAACAAAAATCGCCAACCCGGACGAATACGGCGTCATCTTCCTCGGCTACCCCAACTGGTGGAGCAGCATGCCCATGCCGGTCTGGACCTTCGTGGAGCAGAACAAGCTCGACGGCCACACCATCGCCCCCTTTGACACGCATGGCGGCGGCGGGCTCGGCCACAGCGTGGACGACCTCAAGAAGCTGGTGCCGCACTCCAAGGTGCTCAAGGGCCTCGCCGTGCGCGGCACGGCCGCGGGCGGCGCGGAAAAGGACGTGGAAAAGTGGCTCGAAGGGCTCGGCAACGCCCTCATCATGACCACCATTGGCAACCCGGCCATCTATCCCGACGGCGCGTACTGA
- a CDS encoding TetR/AcrR family transcriptional regulator: MTEEPVAQKRSQRGRPREFDRELALRNALRLFWEQGYMQTTMSQLCRAMGIKSPSLYCAFGSKAELFLEALAFYKATYWGPVFARYLGEENLYEATKNLFAATARILLSPDAPCGCLTVFSALTLPAREERILATIANMRADTRQVFRERLKKAVRDREIPADSDIPAITGSLTNYFEGLTLQARERDICQAELLAIALRGVKLLPPVMGVEEAKQ; the protein is encoded by the coding sequence ATGACCGAAGAGCCAGTTGCCCAAAAGCGCTCCCAGCGGGGGCGCCCGCGGGAATTCGACCGTGAGCTCGCCCTGCGCAACGCGCTCAGGCTCTTTTGGGAGCAGGGCTACATGCAGACCACCATGAGCCAGCTCTGCCGGGCCATGGGCATCAAGTCGCCAAGCCTCTACTGCGCCTTTGGCAGCAAGGCCGAGCTTTTTCTGGAGGCGCTGGCCTTTTACAAGGCGACCTACTGGGGGCCGGTCTTCGCGCGCTATCTCGGCGAGGAAAATTTATATGAGGCGACAAAAAATCTTTTCGCCGCCACGGCGCGGATACTGCTTTCGCCCGACGCCCCCTGCGGCTGCCTGACCGTGTTTTCCGCCCTGACGCTGCCCGCCAGGGAAGAGCGCATCCTCGCCACCATCGCGAACATGCGCGCGGACACGCGCCAGGTCTTCCGCGAGCGGCTGAAAAAGGCCGTGCGCGACCGGGAAATCCCGGCGGATTCTGACATCCCGGCCATTACCGGCTCGTTGACCAATTATTTCGAGGGCCTGACCCTTCAGGCGCGCGAGCGGGACATCTGCCAGGCGGAATTGCTCGCCATCGCCCTGCGCGGGGTGAAACTTTTGCCGCCAGTTATGGGAGTGGAAGAAGCGAAGCAGTGA
- a CDS encoding DsbA family oxidoreductase: MHIIYWSDYACPYCYIAERRLHNAIKALGMDGEVTFEPRAFELDPGAPRTVQSDTATRFARKYGLPLAQAQAQIEHISALGREAGIDFRYATTQYTNTFDAHRLMKLALASGDKEIAARTNELLFAAYFTKNLKLADESTLLGVGEEAGLEREKILAMLHSDEFADEVRADERAAAERGVRGVPFFLFPDGMTIPGAISERDFKELLQRNRTSAPAAQQCGPDGCAVDFGRK; encoded by the coding sequence ATGCACATCATATACTGGAGCGACTACGCCTGCCCCTATTGCTACATCGCCGAGCGCCGGCTGCACAACGCCATCAAGGCGCTGGGCATGGATGGCGAGGTCACCTTCGAGCCCCGCGCCTTCGAGCTCGACCCGGGCGCCCCCAGGACGGTGCAGTCCGACACGGCCACCCGCTTTGCCCGCAAATACGGGCTGCCGCTCGCGCAGGCCCAGGCCCAGATCGAGCACATCTCGGCCCTCGGGCGCGAGGCGGGCATCGACTTCCGCTATGCGACCACCCAATATACCAACACCTTCGACGCCCACCGCCTGATGAAGCTCGCGCTCGCCAGTGGTGACAAGGAAATCGCCGCCAGGACCAACGAGCTGCTCTTCGCGGCCTATTTCACCAAAAACCTCAAGCTCGCCGACGAGTCTACCCTTCTCGGGGTGGGTGAGGAGGCCGGCCTCGAGCGCGAAAAGATCCTCGCCATGCTCCATTCCGACGAATTTGCCGACGAAGTGCGCGCCGACGAGCGCGCCGCGGCCGAGCGCGGTGTGCGCGGGGTGCCTTTCTTCCTCTTCCCGGACGGCATGACCATCCCCGGGGCCATCTCCGAGCGGGACTTCAAGGAATTGTTGCAGCGCAACCGCACGAGCGCCCCGGCGGCGCAGCAGTGCGGCCCCGACGGCTGCGCGGTGGATTTCGGCCGCAAATAA
- a CDS encoding MBL fold metallo-hydrolase, with translation MIQRVEVKDVFAENAYFFIDPATRQGFLIDPGAEPERLFQIIEQNGLDIQAILLTHGHFDHTGAIPFLHERLGVPYYISPPGEAYLTDPALNLSQECGRWSVLTEAKFFKPGDFISLPANPRFGLEVIATPGHTPDSVTFYSAAENAAFVGDTIFRGGPGITRFPGGNERDLYASIMDRILTLPDATVLYSGHTAPTSVGEEKPAYMGA, from the coding sequence ATGATCCAGCGTGTGGAAGTCAAGGATGTTTTCGCGGAAAACGCCTATTTCTTCATTGACCCGGCAACGCGCCAGGGCTTTCTCATCGACCCCGGCGCCGAGCCCGAGCGCCTTTTCCAGATCATCGAGCAGAACGGCCTCGACATCCAGGCCATCCTGCTGACCCACGGGCATTTCGACCACACGGGCGCCATCCCCTTCCTCCATGAGCGGCTGGGCGTGCCCTACTACATCTCGCCCCCCGGCGAGGCCTACCTCACCGACCCGGCGCTCAACCTGAGCCAGGAATGCGGGCGCTGGTCCGTGCTCACCGAGGCGAAATTCTTCAAGCCCGGGGACTTCATCTCCCTGCCGGCGAACCCGCGCTTCGGGCTCGAAGTCATCGCCACGCCCGGGCACACGCCGGATTCCGTCACCTTTTACAGCGCGGCGGAAAACGCGGCCTTCGTGGGCGACACCATCTTCAGGGGCGGCCCCGGCATCACGCGCTTCCCGGGCGGCAACGAGCGCGACCTGTACGCGAGCATCATGGACCGCATTCTCACCCTCCCGGACGCGACCGTCCTCTATTCGGGCCACACCGCGCCCACCAGCGTGGGCGAGGAAAAACCCGCGTATATGGGGGCCTGA
- the tgt gene encoding tRNA guanosine(34) transglycosylase Tgt: MSHPAFTLEHEDGAARAGRLATAHGVIPTPIFMPVGTVGSVKALAPDDLEAIGAPIILGNTYHLYLRPGDERIARLGGLHRFASWPGAILTDSGGFQIFSLSGLRKLGEEGVEFRSHLDGSRHLFTPESVVKIQRNLHSDIMMALDECVPYGADHAYTERSVGLTTRWAARARAAWPAGSGPNLLFGIVQGGFFEDLRRRSAEELRALDFDGYAIGGLSVGESKAELHAMLRMTAPLLPEGKARYLMGVGTPLDIVLGILAGVDMFDCVLPTRNARNGTLYTSEGKINIKRREYAEDQGPLDPACGCYTCRTFSRAYLRHLFVSKELLSFRLNSLHNLTYFLGLVRGARAAILEDRFAAFAAGIAARYPDEAAKAGIPGF, encoded by the coding sequence ATGTCCCACCCTGCCTTTACGCTCGAACACGAGGACGGCGCGGCCCGTGCCGGCAGGCTAGCCACGGCGCACGGCGTCATCCCCACGCCCATCTTCATGCCCGTGGGCACCGTGGGCTCGGTCAAGGCGCTGGCGCCGGACGACCTTGAGGCCATCGGCGCGCCCATCATCCTCGGCAATACCTACCACCTCTACCTGCGCCCGGGCGACGAGCGCATCGCCCGGCTGGGCGGGCTGCACCGCTTCGCCTCCTGGCCCGGGGCCATCCTGACGGACAGCGGCGGCTTCCAGATCTTCAGCCTGAGCGGCTTGCGCAAGCTTGGCGAGGAGGGGGTGGAATTCCGCTCGCACCTCGACGGCTCGCGCCACCTGTTCACCCCGGAATCAGTGGTCAAGATCCAGCGCAATCTCCATTCCGACATCATGATGGCCCTTGACGAATGCGTGCCCTACGGCGCCGACCACGCCTATACCGAGCGCTCCGTGGGCCTCACCACGCGCTGGGCGGCGCGGGCGCGCGCGGCGTGGCCCGCGGGCTCGGGGCCGAACCTGCTTTTCGGCATCGTGCAGGGGGGCTTTTTTGAGGACCTGCGCCGGCGCTCGGCGGAGGAACTGCGCGCGCTCGACTTTGACGGCTACGCCATCGGCGGCCTTTCCGTGGGCGAGAGCAAGGCCGAGCTGCACGCCATGCTGCGCATGACGGCGCCGCTGCTGCCCGAAGGCAAGGCCCGCTACCTCATGGGCGTGGGCACGCCGCTCGACATCGTGCTCGGCATCCTGGCCGGGGTGGACATGTTCGACTGTGTTTTGCCCACGCGCAACGCGCGCAACGGCACGCTCTACACGTCCGAGGGCAAGATCAACATCAAGAGGCGGGAATATGCGGAAGACCAAGGCCCGCTCGACCCGGCATGCGGCTGCTACACCTGCCGCACCTTCTCGCGCGCCTATCTGCGGCACCTTTTCGTGAGCAAGGAGCTTCTGTCCTTCCGGCTCAACTCCCTGCACAACCTGACCTATTTTCTGGGCCTCGTGCGCGGGGCCCGCGCGGCCATCCTGGAAGACCGCTTTGCGGCCTTTGCGGCCGGCATCGCCGCGCGCTATCCCGACGAGGCGGCCAAAGCGGGAATTCCTGGCTTCTGA
- a CDS encoding VUT family protein has product MPSLFTYMALIVGVNWLFVVTPLLELPNGELWSPASLIVGFVFVVRDFAQRRVGHHILWAMLVGCAVSWWMASPELALASAAAFAVGELGDWGLFTFTRKPFSQRILLSSLLGAPLDSLVFLLLIGIASAEGIVAMSLSKLAGAFVVFFLVRRRERREAMPGAAPA; this is encoded by the coding sequence ATGCCTTCGCTCTTCACCTATATGGCGCTCATCGTCGGCGTCAACTGGCTCTTCGTGGTCACGCCGCTTCTGGAACTGCCCAACGGCGAGCTGTGGTCCCCGGCCTCGCTCATCGTGGGCTTCGTCTTCGTGGTGCGGGATTTCGCCCAGCGCCGCGTCGGGCACCATATCCTCTGGGCCATGCTCGTGGGCTGCGCCGTGAGCTGGTGGATGGCCTCGCCGGAGCTCGCGCTGGCCAGCGCCGCGGCCTTTGCCGTGGGCGAGCTCGGCGACTGGGGGCTTTTCACCTTCACCCGCAAGCCCTTTTCGCAGCGCATCCTGCTTTCGAGCCTTCTGGGCGCGCCCTTGGACAGCCTCGTCTTCCTGCTGCTCATCGGCATCGCCTCGGCCGAGGGCATCGTCGCCATGAGCCTGTCCAAGCTGGCCGGCGCCTTTGTGGTCTTTTTCCTGGTGCGCCGCCGCGAGCGGCGCGAGGCCATGCCGGGCGCAGCGCCGGCGTAG
- a CDS encoding ATP-binding cassette domain-containing protein: MTTEQPAPAQASENAAIVLEGVRMDFGSGKQRKAALRGVTASIPAGRITGLVGPDASGKTTLMRLLAGLMLPTGGSVRIFGLPVDELLRRAPNSVGYMPQRFGLYEDLTVMANLELYASLRGVEGAAREGLFRRLLAFTALAPFTERLAGRLSGGMKQKLGIACALLGAPRLLLLDEPGVGVDPQSRRELWSMVQELSKGGMTVLWSTSYLDEAARCPGVVMLDNGATLFAGPPQELTRRASGRVFLIRDRTRGADAGNAHREELAYWTMKPGVIDVLIQGSSLRVVLAADAPPGLKEEVLAKGGEPVAPRLEDAYMGAVGGIDKRPSPFGKLPGAAGGAAGAASPPSGPRIVANRLTRKFGDFVAARDISFTVGAGEIFGLLGPNGAGKSTTFRMLCGLLRPTSGDCAVAGVDLLRSGSAARERLGYMAQNFSLYPDITARENIAIFADLYGLSPGRRDALLPRLADALDLTPWLKARTGTLPLGLKKRLALLCATLHEPPVLFLDEPTSGVDVRTRRDFWKHISALTAAGAAVLVTTHFMEEAEYCDRIALIYRGSIISVGTPDELKAQVTGISDPTLEDAFIAHIERYDREHPV; this comes from the coding sequence ATGACGACGGAGCAGCCGGCGCCCGCGCAAGCCTCGGAGAACGCCGCTATCGTGCTCGAGGGCGTGCGCATGGACTTCGGCAGCGGGAAGCAGCGCAAGGCCGCCCTCAGGGGCGTCACGGCGAGCATCCCGGCCGGGCGCATCACCGGCCTCGTCGGCCCGGACGCCTCGGGCAAGACCACGCTCATGCGCCTGCTCGCCGGGCTCATGCTGCCCACGGGGGGGAGCGTGCGCATCTTCGGGCTCCCCGTGGACGAGCTCTTGAGGCGCGCGCCCAACAGCGTAGGCTACATGCCGCAGCGCTTCGGCCTCTACGAAGACCTCACCGTCATGGCGAACCTTGAGCTCTACGCCAGCCTGCGCGGCGTGGAGGGGGCGGCGCGCGAGGGGCTTTTCCGGCGGCTGCTCGCCTTCACGGCGCTTGCGCCCTTCACGGAACGGCTGGCCGGCCGGCTCTCCGGCGGCATGAAGCAGAAACTCGGCATCGCCTGCGCGCTTTTGGGCGCGCCGCGCCTGCTCCTTCTCGACGAGCCGGGCGTGGGCGTTGACCCGCAATCGCGCCGCGAGCTCTGGAGCATGGTGCAGGAGCTCTCCAAGGGCGGCATGACCGTGCTCTGGTCCACCTCCTACCTTGACGAGGCCGCGCGCTGCCCCGGCGTGGTCATGCTGGACAACGGCGCCACGCTCTTCGCCGGGCCCCCGCAGGAGCTTACCCGCAGAGCCTCCGGCCGCGTCTTCCTTATCAGGGACAGGACGCGGGGCGCCGATGCCGGCAACGCGCACCGGGAGGAGCTCGCCTACTGGACCATGAAGCCTGGCGTCATCGACGTGCTCATCCAGGGGAGCTCCCTGCGCGTGGTGCTCGCCGCGGACGCGCCCCCGGGCCTTAAGGAAGAAGTGCTCGCCAAAGGTGGCGAGCCCGTGGCGCCGCGTCTTGAAGACGCCTATATGGGCGCCGTGGGCGGCATCGACAAGCGGCCGTCGCCGTTCGGGAAGCTCCCGGGGGCTGCGGGGGGAGCGGCCGGGGCGGCTTCCCCGCCTTCCGGCCCGCGCATTGTGGCCAACCGCCTCACCCGCAAGTTCGGCGACTTCGTGGCCGCCCGCGACATCAGCTTCACGGTGGGCGCCGGCGAGATTTTCGGGCTGCTCGGGCCCAACGGCGCGGGCAAGTCCACCACCTTCAGGATGCTCTGCGGGCTCCTTCGGCCCACCTCGGGCGACTGCGCCGTGGCCGGGGTGGACCTGTTGCGCTCCGGCAGCGCCGCGCGCGAGCGTCTCGGCTACATGGCGCAGAACTTTTCTCTCTATCCCGACATCACGGCCCGGGAGAACATCGCCATTTTCGCGGACCTGTACGGGCTCTCCCCCGGGCGGCGCGACGCGCTCCTGCCGAGGCTCGCCGACGCGCTGGACCTCACGCCGTGGCTCAAGGCCCGCACGGGCACCCTGCCGCTGGGACTCAAGAAGCGGCTGGCGCTGCTCTGCGCCACGCTCCACGAGCCGCCGGTGCTCTTTCTGGACGAACCCACCTCCGGGGTGGACGTGCGCACGCGGCGCGATTTCTGGAAGCATATCTCGGCTCTCACCGCGGCGGGCGCGGCCGTGCTCGTGACCACGCACTTCATGGAAGAGGCCGAATACTGCGACCGCATCGCCCTCATCTACCGCGGCTCCATCATCAGCGTGGGCACGCCGGACGAGCTCAAGGCGCAGGTCACGGGCATAAGCGACCCCACGCTGGAGGACGCCTTCATCGCCCATATCGAGCGCTATGACCGGGAGCACCCGGTCTAG
- the hlyD gene encoding secretion protein HlyD, with protein sequence MALSRKTRALILAALVLACAGAAVAGWKLYEGRKQPGLVLFGNVDIRQVDLGFRVGGRIEAVLVDEGDTVAEGQPLARLDADILRQQRDQAAARLAGQKADLARLERGYRAEEVAQARAQVAAARAVAENAAINLHRVTAMRQSNAISQKELDNARAADREAAARLRSNEDQLDMLLSGYREEDVLAQRAAVAAAEAALRRAEIDLADGVLHAPQKGVILTRAREAGAIVQPGQTVYTLTLTEPVWLRAYVDEPNLGKIKPGMPVRVAVDAAPGKTFPGTVGFISPTAEFTPKTVETREVRTALVYRLRVRAEDPENVMRQGMPVTIFVDTPAP encoded by the coding sequence ATGGCGCTTTCCCGCAAAACAAGGGCCCTCATCCTCGCCGCGCTCGTGCTCGCCTGCGCGGGCGCGGCCGTGGCCGGCTGGAAACTCTATGAGGGGCGAAAGCAGCCGGGCCTCGTCCTCTTCGGCAATGTGGACATCCGTCAGGTGGACCTCGGCTTCCGCGTGGGCGGGCGCATCGAGGCCGTGCTCGTGGACGAGGGCGACACCGTGGCCGAGGGCCAGCCGCTGGCCCGGCTGGATGCGGACATCTTGCGCCAGCAGCGCGACCAGGCGGCCGCCCGCCTCGCCGGCCAGAAGGCCGACCTTGCGAGGCTCGAGCGCGGCTACCGCGCGGAGGAGGTCGCCCAGGCGCGGGCGCAGGTGGCGGCGGCCAGGGCCGTGGCCGAAAACGCGGCCATCAACCTTCACCGCGTCACCGCCATGCGGCAGAGCAACGCCATCTCGCAAAAGGAGCTGGACAACGCCCGCGCGGCCGACCGCGAGGCCGCGGCCCGCCTGCGTTCCAATGAGGACCAGCTCGACATGCTCCTCTCCGGCTACAGGGAGGAGGACGTGCTCGCCCAGCGCGCCGCCGTGGCCGCGGCCGAGGCGGCATTGCGCCGCGCGGAGATAGACCTTGCCGACGGGGTGCTCCACGCGCCGCAAAAGGGCGTCATCCTCACCCGGGCGCGCGAGGCCGGGGCCATCGTGCAGCCGGGGCAGACCGTGTATACGCTCACCCTCACCGAGCCGGTCTGGCTGCGCGCCTATGTGGACGAGCCGAACCTTGGCAAAATCAAGCCCGGCATGCCCGTGCGCGTGGCCGTGGACGCGGCGCCGGGCAAGACCTTTCCGGGCACGGTGGGCTTCATCTCGCCCACGGCGGAATTCACGCCCAAGACGGTGGAGACGCGCGAGGTGCGCACCGCCCTTGTCTACCGGCTGCGCGTGCGGGCCGAAGACCCGGAAAATGTCATGCGCCAGGGCATGCCCGTGACCATCTTTGTGGACACGCCCGCCCCATGA
- the mgtE gene encoding magnesium transporter: MTDSGADQHRPLADSPEGPGAPAGTGAPAAAAPGDGGAHGKGGKGESRGLSVPDICLDAGEEAEFIHPADLADHLENLSLEKRVCALRHMSTEDAAEALAELEGNAAVDVLENLDADVAAQIIAEMAPDDAADVLDELDEEHRDVLLERLTREDSEELRNLLNFDPDSAAGVMNTEIILLEHDLTVDEAIAHIRREMYADKESPYYGYVVDDHDTLVGVLSLRDLMLARPGTVVGDAVSGQNVVSVTYDTDKGEVANLLSHYNYLAMPVVDYEGHIMGVVTYDDIMDIIHDEASADMLGMVGADPEESVDTPWLESVRKRLPWLAVNMLNSALSASVVYMFEGTIAQMAVLAVLMPMVANQAGNTGQQALAVMIRQLATDRFDHRKAWKAVLREGKIGLATGLFMALASFLGAWWFTGNLMVGGVMGGAILCDMFLGAVAGGSIPLIFRALGRDPAQASSIFLTMLTDGAGFFIFLGLASLILF, translated from the coding sequence ATGACCGACTCTGGCGCCGACCAGCACCGCCCGCTTGCGGACAGCCCCGAAGGCCCGGGCGCGCCTGCCGGAACCGGGGCTCCCGCTGCCGCCGCGCCCGGGGACGGGGGCGCCCACGGCAAGGGCGGCAAGGGCGAATCCCGCGGCCTGAGCGTGCCCGACATCTGCCTTGACGCCGGGGAGGAGGCGGAATTCATCCACCCAGCCGACCTCGCCGACCATCTCGAAAACCTCAGCCTCGAAAAGCGCGTCTGCGCGCTCAGGCACATGTCCACCGAGGACGCGGCCGAGGCCTTGGCCGAGCTCGAGGGCAACGCGGCCGTGGACGTGCTTGAGAATCTCGACGCGGACGTGGCCGCACAGATCATCGCCGAGATGGCGCCCGACGACGCCGCGGACGTGCTCGACGAGCTCGACGAGGAGCACCGCGATGTCCTCCTCGAACGGCTCACCCGTGAAGATTCCGAAGAGCTCCGCAATCTCCTGAATTTCGACCCGGACTCCGCCGCCGGCGTCATGAACACGGAGATCATCCTGCTCGAGCATGACCTCACCGTGGACGAGGCCATCGCGCATATCCGGCGCGAGATGTACGCGGACAAGGAGAGTCCCTATTACGGCTATGTGGTGGACGACCACGACACGCTCGTGGGCGTGCTCTCCCTGCGCGACCTCATGCTGGCGCGGCCCGGCACCGTGGTGGGCGACGCGGTTTCGGGCCAGAACGTGGTCAGCGTCACCTACGACACGGACAAGGGCGAGGTGGCGAACCTGCTCTCGCACTACAATTATCTCGCCATGCCCGTGGTGGACTACGAGGGCCACATCATGGGCGTCGTCACCTATGACGACATCATGGACATCATCCACGACGAGGCCAGCGCCGACATGCTCGGCATGGTGGGCGCCGACCCGGAGGAGAGCGTGGATACCCCGTGGCTCGAGAGCGTGCGCAAGCGCCTGCCCTGGCTCGCGGTGAACATGCTCAATTCCGCGCTGTCGGCGTCCGTGGTCTACATGTTCGAGGGCACCATCGCCCAGATGGCCGTGCTCGCCGTGCTCATGCCCATGGTGGCCAACCAGGCCGGCAACACGGGCCAGCAGGCGCTGGCCGTCATGATCCGCCAGCTCGCCACCGACCGCTTCGACCACAGAAAGGCGTGGAAGGCGGTCTTGCGCGAGGGCAAGATCGGCCTCGCCACCGGGCTCTTCATGGCCCTGGCCTCCTTTCTCGGCGCATGGTGGTTCACGGGCAACCTGATGGTCGGCGGGGTCATGGGCGGGGCCATCCTCTGCGACATGTTTCTCGGGGCCGTGGCCGGCGGCTCCATCCCGCTCATCTTCCGCGCGCTCGGCCGCGACCCGGCGCAGGCCTCGAGCATCTTTTTGACCATGCTTACCGACGGCGCGGGCTTCTTCATCTTCCTGGGGCTCGCGAGCCTCATCTTGTTCTGA